In bacterium, a single window of DNA contains:
- a CDS encoding type III pantothenate kinase yields the protein MTIVFDIGNSEIDIALFSTPTSAPKHFCSFQIGTVNLERAVLSWLNRKRIHVSRIESAVIGSVVPKETKRIVRFCQKIVNQKPFIAISAKNTIIPIKYYPPDSIGVDRVANAVGAIEYYKKLPIIIVDLGTATTFTVVSEKGEIIGGAITIGLRTAIESLHQETAQLPLIALRTKTATALPVIGNTTITNLQSGFYYGFNELIDGMVNRMKKELSQLPLVIATGGLASLIAPASRTIQKVDPLLTLKGLYTIFHKQ from the coding sequence ATGACCATTGTATTCGATATTGGAAATAGTGAAATTGATATAGCATTATTCTCGACACCAACGAGTGCGCCAAAACATTTTTGTTCATTTCAGATTGGAACAGTCAATCTAGAACGGGCGGTATTATCTTGGTTAAATCGAAAAAGAATACATGTTTCCCGGATAGAATCAGCGGTGATTGGGTCAGTGGTTCCGAAAGAAACAAAGCGGATTGTGCGATTCTGTCAAAAGATAGTTAATCAGAAACCGTTTATTGCGATTTCTGCAAAGAATACCATTATCCCGATTAAATATTATCCGCCGGATAGTATCGGAGTTGACCGAGTTGCGAACGCTGTCGGAGCGATTGAGTATTATAAAAAACTACCAATAATAATTGTTGATTTAGGCACCGCAACTACGTTTACGGTTGTTTCCGAGAAAGGCGAAATAATCGGCGGAGCGATTACAATCGGATTACGGACTGCTATCGAATCACTGCATCAGGAAACTGCGCAATTACCGTTGATAGCGTTGCGCACGAAAACAGCTACCGCATTACCCGTGATTGGGAATACGACGATTACGAACCTGCAATCTGGGTTTTATTATGGATTTAACGAACTGATTGACGGAATGGTTAACCGAATGAAAAAAGAGTTATCACAACTACCGCTTGTAATTGCTACAGGTGGCTTAGCGTCGTTAATCGCTCCAGCGTCAAGAACTATCCAAAAAGTTGACCCGCTGCTTACCTTAAAAGGGCTTTATACAATATTCCACAAACAATAG
- the rodA gene encoding rod shape-determining protein RodA: protein MWKQQFAEHIDYPTVIIVALLVCIGLAMIYSTTHTLKSPYTYFNKQLLWVILAVLWLIIITGIDYNFFYRYAWYFYLLNILLLLAVFITGHRAMGAVRWLNILGLKFQPSELSKIIIIFALGSYLSTIGENIKQVKFIIGALIIVGIPMGLIVKQPDLGTAMVLVPILFVMLFLAGARIKHLVSIIGIGILASPFLYMTLKEYQKKRLLVFLDPESDPLGAGYNIIQSKIAIGSGGLFGKGWLQGTQTQLEFIPEHHTDFIFSAFAEEFGFCGAIVLIILYGLLLYRLFSWIKLIEDKQGMLAIAGLATLLTAHIFINIGMTIGIMPVTGLPLPFISYGGTALLTFATAVGLAMNIHKRSV from the coding sequence ATGTGGAAACAACAATTCGCTGAACATATTGATTATCCAACGGTGATTATCGTTGCGCTCTTAGTCTGTATCGGATTAGCGATGATTTATAGCACAACGCATACCTTAAAATCGCCATATACGTATTTTAACAAACAACTCCTATGGGTAATTTTGGCAGTGTTATGGTTAATTATAATCACCGGGATAGATTATAACTTTTTCTATCGGTATGCTTGGTATTTCTATTTGCTTAATATCCTTCTGTTATTAGCTGTTTTCATTACTGGTCACCGAGCGATGGGTGCGGTTCGTTGGTTGAACATTTTAGGGCTAAAATTTCAACCTTCGGAATTATCGAAAATAATCATTATTTTTGCGCTCGGGAGTTACCTGTCAACAATCGGCGAAAATATTAAACAGGTCAAATTTATCATCGGCGCATTAATCATCGTCGGAATACCGATGGGCTTGATTGTCAAACAACCTGATTTAGGAACCGCAATGGTGTTAGTCCCGATATTATTTGTCATGTTATTTTTAGCCGGCGCTAGAATTAAACATCTGGTATCAATAATCGGTATCGGAATTCTAGCATCTCCTTTCTTATATATGACCTTGAAAGAATATCAGAAAAAAAGACTGTTAGTATTTCTTGACCCGGAAAGCGACCCGCTCGGTGCAGGATATAATATCATTCAATCAAAAATTGCTATCGGTTCCGGCGGTCTTTTCGGTAAAGGGTGGCTTCAGGGAACCCAAACCCAACTAGAGTTCATCCCAGAACATCATACGGATTTTATTTTTTCTGCTTTCGCTGAAGAATTCGGGTTCTGCGGTGCAATCGTGTTAATTATTCTGTATGGTCTATTATTGTATCGTCTCTTTTCCTGGATAAAGCTCATTGAAGATAAACAGGGTATGTTAGCCATCGCCGGATTAGCTACCTTGCTTACAGCACATATCTTTATCAATATCGGGATGACAATAGGAATTATGCCGGTTACCGGATTACCGCTGCCGTTTATCAGTTACGGCGGTACCGCATTGCTCACGTTTGCTACCGCAGTCGGATTAGCAATGAACATCCATAAGCGCAGTGTATAA